The Streptomyces sp. NBC_00102 genome segment CCCGTTCCCGGTCCTTCGTGTCGCGGATCATGACCCTCGCGGGGTCGTTGTCGGCCACCTCCACGCAGGTGTCAGACTTTGTGTAGCTGCTGGTATGCCAGTTGGGATGCGTTGTCAAGTTGACCTCTCCTAGTCGGTTGCCATGGTGTCGAAGTGGTGGATCGCGGTCAGTATCAGGTCCCTGGCCGCTTGCCCATAGACAGCGGACTGTCGATGCAGTTCGAATGCCTTGCGGTAAAGGTCGATCTCTCTTGGCTGTGTGACGGACATTTCCGCGGAGTACGTCTCGACCATGACGAGCTGGTCATCAAACATGGAGAAGGCGTGCCCGATCCAGAGACCAAGGCGTGTGGACCGTGGGACGATGCCCAGGCTCAGGCGGGGAAGCGCCATCACAGCCATCAGCCGGTCGAGCTGCCCTTTCATGACTTCCGGGCCCCCGTGGTTCGAGTAGAGCGCCTGCTCACCAAGCAGGACGTTGAAGATGCGGTCGCCCGTGTAGAGGTATGACTGCCGTTCGAGACGCTTCGCCACAGCAGCATCCATGTCGGCCGGCGTCTCGTAGTAGCTGGACACTTTTCGGAAGATGTCCACCGCATACTCGGCAGTCTGGACCGTTCCCCAGATGGTTGCGGGGTCCCAGATGCGGAAGACCTTGGTCTTCTTGTAGAGGGGCAGGGACTGTTTCTGGCGGTTCCCAGTCCCGGCCGCGAGTACTCGGCGCCACTCCAACCACAGCTCATCGATGTGGCGAACTGTGGCGATCAGGTCAGATAGATCAGCCTCATGCCCGGTTACCTGGCACCAGACACGGATGTCGTCCTCGCTTGCGTTCTGCTTGCCGTTCTCGATGCGAGAGACCTTGGATTCCTGCCACCCTGTGGCAGCGGCGAAGGCCCGACCACTGCCGAACCCCGCATCCTTGCGGAATCCACGCAGCCGGGCCCCCAACACCTCTCGCGTCTCTTGTGCCTGGTTGTTCACGGAACGGTCAGGGCTTGTACTCGGAGTGAGGAACGGCAGAGGCCCAAAGCAGATCCCGAACACGCACGCACTCGGCGACGATGGCTGGGGCGTCGATCAGCTCGTTCCCGATGAATCTTCCCGAGTCGCTGAAGTGCCCTACAGCGACCACCGAGTCATCGAACAGCCACCAGTCATGTCTGTCTACCGGGAAAGTCAGGTCGTCGGGCAACCGGTGCCGCGGATACCACCTGACGGACTCGCCGGCCTCTTCGTTGACGTGCGCGGTGGCGTACTCCCACTGGATGTACGGAGTGTGCGGTTCGGTGACGACTCGAACCCGACGCATGGTCTTGCCCGCATCGGTGACACGACGTACGAGCTGCGTCCACGGTCCCATGTACGAGTGATCCAGAGGTTCCCCCCGGAGCCAGCTCGCGTAGGGGCCGTCTTCTACCGGGACCGAGTAGTCATCCCTCAGCTCCAAGTGGAAGGCGCCGTTCGCGCAGCTATCGAATAGCTTGTTGCGCTCGTCGCTGGAGATCAGCTCCACGGGGTTCCTCCAGTAGCGTGGTGATCGCGGCCTTGGAGACCTCGACCACGGTTTCGTAGTCCGGGATTTGCATCTGTGCCAGGGCCTCGGGGTCGGTCACCTCCTGGCCCTGCACAACGTACGTACCTCCGGGGGTAAGGACCATGAGGGGGTCCTCAAGGCGCTTGAACTCTCCGGAGGAGAGCCCGTCCTTCTCCAGGTGCTCGAACAGCTCGGTGGGCCCCTCCACGGCCGCTTGGCCCTCGCGGATGGTGAGCTGCATCAGCAGGTCATTCGCGAAGATCTTCCAGCCCTGGACGAGGTACGTGTCCCGATCTGTGGCGTAGAGGGTCGGGCACTCTCCCCCTTGGGAGTTCTTACCAAGGAACCGTAGCTTCATGGCCGATCTCC includes the following:
- a CDS encoding DUF397 domain-containing protein, whose product is MTTHPNWHTSSYTKSDTCVEVADNDPARVMIRDTKDRERGTMGVRPAPWAAFVDHAKGLLS
- a CDS encoding helix-turn-helix transcriptional regulator; the protein is MNNQAQETREVLGARLRGFRKDAGFGSGRAFAAATGWQESKVSRIENGKQNASEDDIRVWCQVTGHEADLSDLIATVRHIDELWLEWRRVLAAGTGNRQKQSLPLYKKTKVFRIWDPATIWGTVQTAEYAVDIFRKVSSYYETPADMDAAVAKRLERQSYLYTGDRIFNVLLGEQALYSNHGGPEVMKGQLDRLMAVMALPRLSLGIVPRSTRLGLWIGHAFSMFDDQLVMVETYSAEMSVTQPREIDLYRKAFELHRQSAVYGQAARDLILTAIHHFDTMATD
- a CDS encoding DUF6879 family protein, with translation MELISSDERNKLFDSCANGAFHLELRDDYSVPVEDGPYASWLRGEPLDHSYMGPWTQLVRRVTDAGKTMRRVRVVTEPHTPYIQWEYATAHVNEEAGESVRWYPRHRLPDDLTFPVDRHDWWLFDDSVVAVGHFSDSGRFIGNELIDAPAIVAECVRVRDLLWASAVPHSEYKP